In Candidatus Nealsonbacteria bacterium, the sequence GATAATTTTTTGCTCAAAAGGACTGAATGGTTCCACATGAATAGCAAAAGAATCTATTTGAGGAACCTTAGCCTTTACATCTTTCTCTATTTTATCTGAAATTTCATGAGCTCTTTCAACTGCAACAAATTTTTTTATCTTAATGTTCACTTCCCCAAAGATAAAAGGACCCGATTTTCTTAATCTAAGGCCTGAAAAGTCCTTAACGCTCTCTACAGATTCTAAAATGGTCTTAATCTCTTTTTCTATTTCTTTACTGGGACTAACATCCATTAAGGAAAAAACCGAATCTCTTGTTGATTCAATTCCTATCTTAAAAATAAATAATGAAAGCAAAAGACCTGCAATTCCCTCTATTCCTAAAAACCCAAAATAAGATGAAAGAATTCCCAAAACCACTAGTGAAGAAGAAATAATATGTAGTTTTGATTCCTTTCCATCAGCAATCAAGCTTTGAGAATTTATTGCCTGACCTATTTTTACTTCATACCTACCCAATAGATAGATAAGGATTGCATCTAAAATTGCCACAGCTACTGCTATTTGAGGAAGTTTTAGATCATAGGAGCTAAATATCCTTTCGTAGCTCTCTTGAGCTATTTGGTAGCCAGCAAAAAGAATTAAAAGAGAAACAACCAAGGCTGAAATACTTTCTGCCTTATAAAAGCCATAGGGGAATTTTTCTGTAGGCTTTCTTTGAGAAATCTTAAAACCTAACCAAATAAAAAGAATCTCAAAAGCATCTGCGACACTATGGAGAGCATCAGATAAAAGAACAATGCTCCCAGAAATAAACGCAATCAATGCCTTAAGAGAGGCTAATAAAAAAACAATAATACTGACTTTTTTTGCCGTAGTTTCTCCTATTTTTAAAATTTCTTTTTTTTGCATAAATTAATTATCTTCCTCTGTGTCTATGTCTTCTACCACCTGGTCCAAAACCCCTTCTCCTAAAGCGTCCCGGCGAACCAGCAGGAATTTCAACCTGACTTAATTTGCCTTTTTTCCACATTAAAAAAACTTCTTTTACGGTGAAGTCAAAAGGAGCTGAAAAAACCTTAATTCCTGCTCCCATTAAAACATTAAGGGCATTAGGACCAATATTACCTGTTATTAAAGCTTCAGTTTTTTTCAAAGCAATCTCCTGAGCAGCAGCAATACCTGCTCCCCTCATAGCACCAATTGCCTGATTAGGTAAAACTTCTTTTAAGTTCCCCTCTTCATCTAAAATAAGGAAATATGGCGCTCTACCAAATCGAGGACTGACTGGAGAATTTAAGGTTTTACCTAAAGAAACAATGCAAATTTTCATATTAATGATAGATAATGAAACTCTTTACTTCTTTTTTACCTCTAACCCCTTAAGTCTTTCTTCAATTACTTTCATTTCCTCTTTTAAAACTTT encodes:
- a CDS encoding NifB/NifX family molybdenum-iron cluster-binding protein, whose protein sequence is MKICIVSLGKTLNSPVSPRFGRAPYFLILDEEGNLKEVLPNQAIGAMRGAGIAAAQEIALKKTEALITGNIGPNALNVLMGAGIKVFSAPFDFTVKEVFLMWKKGKLSQVEIPAGSPGRFRRRGFGPGGRRHRHRGR
- a CDS encoding cation diffusion facilitator family transporter; this translates as MQKKEILKIGETTAKKVSIIVFLLASLKALIAFISGSIVLLSDALHSVADAFEILFIWLGFKISQRKPTEKFPYGFYKAESISALVVSLLILFAGYQIAQESYERIFSSYDLKLPQIAVAVAILDAILIYLLGRYEVKIGQAINSQSLIADGKESKLHIISSSLVVLGILSSYFGFLGIEGIAGLLLSLFIFKIGIESTRDSVFSLMDVSPSKEIEKEIKTILESVESVKDFSGLRLRKSGPFIFGEVNIKIKKFVAVERAHEISDKIEKDVKAKVPQIDSFAIHVEPFSPFEQKIIIPTKEKNNLESQIDERFARAEFFAILKVKKDKIESFEFKENIFKEKEIRAGLAVAKYLLEQKPDVLIVRQIGPISFHTLRDNLIEVYKAEQGTIRQIIKDFSENQLVKLEKPTKEKE